The following coding sequences are from one Mugil cephalus isolate CIBA_MC_2020 chromosome 9, CIBA_Mcephalus_1.1, whole genome shotgun sequence window:
- the c9h19orf54 gene encoding UPF0692 protein C19orf54 homolog gives MPPPPPPPPAPCHPPPPPSSAPKKKLYQTIASSRSAVEGDHTEACMLLSQRESSFRKDLQWILVNTYVPSLIQDGPQCGLVALWMAAHLRRPQLSVDMETVVQTARNRGYTAQGEMFSAENMALLAEEVCNCRAELLSGGLTGNNAAAIITHLWGKQPVLIPYDEDYNHEPCQRSGHRAHWAVVSGVLLGVDQCSVNKEDSQPHPTLPWLFLATDGSPPCPVGSAAVKEVYILAKQGKSLRYQLWDLDSVAQSNQQLRTMGPQRADDGTQYVVPPGGVEAGLAGQAVLLHTRTLGNE, from the exons atgccacctcctcctcctccaccacctgcTCCATGCCACCCACCTCCGCCTCCGAGCTCTGCACCAAAGAAGAAGCTGTATCAGACTATAGCCAGCAGCAGGAGTGCTGTGGAAGGGGATCACACAGAGGCATGTATGCTGCTcagtcagagagagagcag cTTTAGGAAGGACCTGCAGTGGATACTGGTGAACACATATGTTCCTTCTCTAATTCAAGATGGCCCACA GTGTGGTCTGGTGGCTTTGTGGATGGCTGCTCATCTTCGGCGACCGCAGCTCAGCGTTGATATGGAAACTGTGGTTCAGACGGCACGGAACAGGGGATACACAGCTCAAGGGGAAATGTTTTCAG ctGAAAACATGGCCCTGCTGGCGGAGGAGGTTTGTAACTGCAGGGCTGAACTTCTCTCAGGGGGTTTGACCGGTAACAATGCTGCCGCCATCATCACTCACCTGTGGGGAAAACAACCCGTTCTCATCCC GTATGATGAGGACTACAACCACGAGCCGTGTCAGCGTAGCGGCCACAGGGCCCACTGGGCGGTCGTTTCTG GTGTTCTCCTTGGTGTAGACCAGTGCAGTGTGAACAAAGAAGACTCTCAGCCTCATCCCACTCTGCCTTGGCTTTTCCTCGCCACTGACGGCAGCCCACCTTGCCCCGTTGGCAGCGCGGCCGTCAAAGAGGTTTACATCCTGGCTAAGCAGGGTAAAAGCCTGCGCTACCAGCTGTGGGATTTGGACAGCGTGGCTCAGAGCAACCAGCAGCTGAGGACGATGGGCCCACAGAGGGCTGATGATGGGACCCAGTACGTGGTTCCTCCAGGAGGGGTGGAAGCCGGGCTGGCTGGACAGGCTGTGCTGCTCCACACAAGGACGCtggggaatgaatga